A stretch of Ectothiorhodospiraceae bacterium BW-2 DNA encodes these proteins:
- a CDS encoding sulfite exporter TauE/SafE family protein: MGLGVEKSADSTETAWRRQPFFGIMARFYCRIDAKVMVEIVLYAALGGAVAGLLAGLMGIGGGLILVPLLIWLFEQQWPGYSANTHLAIGTTLATIIPTALSSSLAHHRRRNIDWQQVRSLTPSVIVGTLLGALLAHHLSGKLLLTLFIGYLVTMALKMLFEGDTHPPPLPSPPASAVSKLAHRGCGLLIGSISAMVGIGGGTLSVPCLLHRGVTMRRAIGTSSFIGLPLALAAATAYAVTGQQLADPPPYSTGYLYWPLFIAISPLSVATAPLGSRLAHLLPLRWLKKIFALLLIFTALKMVTVP, encoded by the coding sequence ATGGGGCTGGGCGTGGAAAAGAGCGCGGATTCTACAGAAACAGCGTGGCGCAGGCAACCCTTTTTCGGCATAATGGCCCGTTTTTACTGCCGGATAGACGCCAAAGTTATGGTCGAAATAGTCCTCTACGCTGCCCTCGGCGGCGCTGTCGCTGGTCTTTTAGCCGGTCTAATGGGTATCGGGGGGGGGCTCATTCTAGTGCCTCTGCTCATCTGGCTGTTTGAGCAGCAGTGGCCCGGCTATAGCGCCAATACCCACTTGGCCATCGGTACGACGCTGGCGACGATTATTCCAACCGCGCTCTCCTCGTCACTAGCCCACCATCGTCGCCGTAATATCGATTGGCAACAGGTACGCAGTCTGACCCCGTCGGTCATTGTCGGCACCCTGCTCGGCGCTCTGCTCGCCCACCACCTCTCCGGCAAGCTGCTACTCACGCTCTTTATCGGTTACCTAGTGACTATGGCGCTAAAGATGCTGTTTGAGGGTGACACTCATCCCCCCCCCCTCCCCAGCCCTCCCGCTAGCGCAGTCAGCAAGCTCGCCCATCGAGGCTGTGGCCTCCTGATCGGCTCAATCTCGGCGATGGTCGGCATCGGCGGTGGGACGCTTTCGGTCCCCTGTCTGCTCCATCGCGGCGTCACTATGCGTCGCGCTATCGGCACTTCGTCGTTTATCGGCCTGCCGCTGGCGCTCGCTGCGGCAACCGCTTACGCCGTCACCGGCCAGCAGCTAGCAGACCCTCCCCCCTATAGCACCGGCTACCTCTACTGGCCGCTATTTATCGCCATCAGCCCCCTCTCAGTCGCGACGGCGCCGCTAGGGAGCCGCCTTGCCCATCTGCTGCCGCTTCGGTGGTTAAAAAAAATTTTTGCGCTACTACTCATTTTCACCGCATTAAAAATGGTAACGGTGCCCTAA
- a CDS encoding transporter — MSALSQHLSQYYYRAVLEQRWLWLGLILLLLFSGYSAREFKLDASADALVLESDADLRFYREVRARYGSDDYLILTYNPQRADLFSAPVLQRLAQLKGELEALERVASVTSILDVPLIQSPPVSLTELQQGIRTLSDNGTDSVLARQEFLHSPLYRQLLVSDNGQLTALMVQLKIDSDYRQLLQQRDQLWQLSSPLTAEQQQQLESLSAAIKQYNSTLQQQQQADIAAVRQIADKYRDQATIYLGGVPMISADIVDFIGNDIERFGLGVTLLILLLLALAFRRLLWIAVPIAICAAVVVVMVGFLGWIDWRVTIVSSNFISLLLIITLSLTIHLVVRYQELQQAGVESQRRLLQQTLSSKLAPSLYTTLTTMVAFASLLVSGIRPVIDFGWMMVVGVAVAFGLAFVLFPLLLARRQPQPAAEINHPWLDSVTGWLAQSVITRGRVIIALYLLLLLLATIGLSRLSVENRFIDYFKADTEIYQGMVVIDQQLGGTTPLDVVISAPARFLAQQAEEGTTEPAPASEQSGFMRGLLDDLFGDSEADAGISASSYWFNRYQLERVASMHRYLASLPETGKVLSLATAMELVKSLNGGEAPDNFTLSLLHKKLPEEIRQTLLDPYMSADGNQIRFSIRVVDSDHNLQRDALLKKIEREMVSQFELEPQQLQLSGMLVLYNNVLQSLFQSQIVTLSAVFAAIWLMLWLLFRSMVVATVGVIPTLMAAGLILGLMGWLSIPLDIMTITIAAITVGIGVDNAIHYIHRFESERRQGDSIEQVIARCHASVGRAIWYTSMTISLGFSVLALSNFMPTLYFGLFTALAMVLALLGNLTLLPLLLRRLRWRSV, encoded by the coding sequence ATGAGCGCGTTATCACAACACTTATCACAGTACTACTATCGTGCGGTGCTGGAGCAGCGCTGGCTGTGGCTAGGGCTGATCCTACTCCTGCTCTTTTCGGGCTACTCGGCGCGTGAGTTTAAACTCGACGCCTCGGCCGATGCGTTGGTGCTGGAGAGCGATGCCGATCTCCGTTTTTATCGTGAAGTTCGTGCCCGTTATGGCTCCGATGACTACCTTATCTTGACCTACAACCCTCAACGGGCCGATCTCTTTTCTGCCCCCGTGTTACAGCGATTAGCGCAACTTAAAGGCGAGCTAGAGGCGTTAGAGCGAGTCGCCTCAGTCACCTCGATTCTGGATGTGCCGCTGATTCAGAGCCCACCGGTATCGCTGACCGAGCTACAGCAGGGGATACGAACCTTAAGCGATAACGGCACAGATAGCGTGCTAGCGCGGCAAGAGTTTCTCCACAGCCCCCTCTATCGGCAGCTTTTGGTGAGTGACAATGGTCAGCTAACGGCGCTAATGGTACAGCTTAAGATCGATAGCGACTATCGACAGTTACTACAGCAACGGGATCAACTATGGCAGCTCTCCTCCCCATTGACAGCCGAGCAGCAGCAGCAGTTAGAGAGCCTCTCAGCGGCGATTAAACAGTACAATAGCACCCTGCAACAGCAGCAGCAGGCCGATATTGCGGCGGTGAGACAGATTGCCGATAAGTATCGCGATCAGGCGACAATCTATCTAGGGGGCGTGCCGATGATCTCAGCCGATATCGTCGATTTTATTGGTAACGATATTGAACGGTTCGGCCTCGGGGTGACGCTACTCATTCTGCTGCTGTTAGCGCTAGCGTTTCGGCGCCTATTGTGGATCGCGGTACCGATCGCTATCTGTGCTGCGGTCGTGGTGGTGATGGTCGGTTTTTTAGGCTGGATTGACTGGCGAGTCACCATCGTCTCCTCTAATTTTATTTCACTGCTGCTGATTATTACCCTATCGCTGACCATCCATCTAGTCGTGCGCTATCAGGAGCTGCAGCAGGCGGGGGTGGAGTCGCAACGGCGACTGCTACAGCAGACACTGAGCTCTAAATTGGCCCCCTCGCTCTATACCACCTTGACCACCATGGTCGCCTTTGCCTCACTGTTAGTGAGCGGGATTCGCCCTGTGATCGACTTTGGTTGGATGATGGTAGTGGGGGTGGCGGTGGCGTTTGGGTTAGCCTTCGTCCTGTTTCCGCTACTGCTAGCACGGCGACAGCCACAGCCGGCGGCGGAGATTAACCACCCTTGGCTCGATAGCGTGACGGGGTGGTTAGCGCAGTCGGTCATTACGCGGGGCAGGGTGATTATCGCTCTCTATCTGCTGCTGCTGCTGCTAGCGACCATCGGATTAAGCCGCTTGAGCGTTGAGAACCGCTTTATCGACTACTTTAAAGCCGATACCGAAATCTACCAAGGGATGGTGGTCATTGATCAACAGCTAGGGGGTACCACGCCGCTAGATGTCGTTATCTCAGCGCCAGCACGCTTTTTAGCGCAGCAGGCAGAGGAGGGGACAACGGAGCCTGCGCCGGCGTCTGAACAGAGTGGCTTTATGAGGGGACTGTTAGACGATCTGTTCGGCGATAGCGAAGCCGATGCTGGTATTAGCGCTAGCAGCTACTGGTTTAACCGCTATCAGCTAGAGCGGGTAGCGTCGATGCATCGCTATCTGGCATCACTCCCCGAAACCGGTAAGGTATTATCGTTAGCGACAGCGATGGAGCTGGTCAAATCGCTCAATGGGGGCGAAGCGCCCGATAACTTCACCCTGTCGCTGCTGCATAAAAAGCTGCCGGAGGAGATTCGACAGACACTGCTCGACCCCTATATGTCGGCCGATGGCAACCAAATTCGCTTCTCGATTCGGGTCGTGGATTCAGATCACAATCTACAGCGCGATGCACTACTAAAGAAGATTGAGCGCGAGATGGTGAGCCAATTTGAACTAGAGCCGCAGCAGCTACAACTCTCAGGGATGCTAGTGCTCTATAACAATGTGTTACAGAGCCTATTTCAGTCGCAAATTGTCACCTTAAGCGCCGTTTTTGCCGCGATCTGGCTAATGCTATGGCTACTGTTTCGCTCTATGGTAGTGGCAACGGTCGGGGTCATTCCGACACTCATGGCGGCTGGACTGATTTTGGGCCTAATGGGGTGGCTATCGATTCCGCTAGATATCATGACGATCACGATTGCCGCGATTACGGTGGGCATTGGGGTCGATAACGCGATTCACTATATCCACCGCTTTGAGAGTGAACGGCGGCAGGGCGACTCGATTGAGCAGGTGATAGCACGCTGCCACGCGAGTGTTGGACGGGCAATCTGGTACACCTCAATGACGATTAGCCTCGGTTTCTCGGTGCTGGCGCTCTCCAACTTTATGCCGACCCTCTATTTCGGACTCTTTACCGCACTAGCAATGGTGCTGGCTCTTTTAGGGAACTTAACGCTACTACCGCTGCTGTTACGCCGGTTGCGTTGGCGTTCGGTGTGA
- a CDS encoding 50S ribosomal protein L13 — MIGTKTFSAKAEQVQRDWYVVNADGKTLGRLATEIARRLRGKHKPEYTPHVDTGDYIIVVNAAKIRVSGKKTTDKMYYHHTGFPGGIKEISFDKQLQKAPERIIQHAVKGMLPKNPLGRAMFRKLKVYSGAEHNHAAQQPVALDI; from the coding sequence ATGATTGGAACCAAAACATTTAGTGCGAAAGCAGAACAAGTACAGCGTGACTGGTATGTGGTCAACGCCGACGGGAAGACACTAGGGCGTCTGGCTACCGAAATCGCCCGACGGCTCAGAGGCAAGCATAAGCCTGAGTACACCCCGCATGTTGACACCGGCGACTACATTATTGTGGTTAATGCCGCCAAAATTCGCGTCAGTGGCAAAAAAACGACCGATAAAATGTACTACCACCACACCGGTTTTCCGGGCGGGATTAAGGAGATTAGCTTCGATAAGCAGCTACAGAAGGCACCGGAGCGGATCATTCAGCACGCAGTGAAGGGGATGTTGCCTAAAAACCCGTTAGGTCGGGCAATGTTTCGCAAGCTTAAGGTCTATTCAGGTGCCGAGCATAACCATGCGGCTCAACAGCCTGTCGCCCTCGACATTTAA
- a CDS encoding NAD(+) kinase, protein MNYPFSRIGIIGKFAAPTVSTTLQRLVDYLQRCELSVVLDSDTAEVWSDHGLTVVSRVQMGEQCDLVIVVGGDGTFLGAARSLCEYRNIALLGLNLGRLGFLTDISPATMELQLKAIFEGRYLEEERFLLHCSVVREGKICYTYNGFNDVVIHKREVARMIEIDIYIDASHITTMRADGLIVATPTGSTAYALSGGGPIIEPELNAMVLVPICPHTLSNRPVVIDADSVVEMVIKGACGNETQVSIDGQANEKLQRGDQLIIRKKSPSIRLIHPAEHSHFSLLKAKLGWG, encoded by the coding sequence ATGAACTACCCCTTCTCCCGTATCGGAATTATCGGTAAATTTGCCGCCCCCACAGTTAGCACTACCCTACAGCGACTGGTTGATTACCTGCAACGGTGTGAACTCTCTGTCGTCCTAGATAGCGACACTGCCGAGGTCTGGAGTGATCACGGCTTGACGGTCGTGAGTCGAGTGCAGATGGGAGAGCAGTGCGATTTAGTGATTGTGGTGGGGGGAGATGGCACCTTTCTAGGCGCGGCTCGCTCGCTGTGTGAGTATCGTAATATCGCCCTGCTAGGGCTCAATTTAGGGCGACTCGGCTTTTTGACCGATATCTCACCGGCGACGATGGAGCTACAACTTAAGGCGATTTTTGAGGGGCGCTACCTAGAGGAGGAGCGCTTTTTGCTCCACTGCTCGGTCGTCAGAGAGGGGAAGATCTGCTACACCTATAACGGCTTTAATGATGTGGTGATTCATAAACGGGAGGTGGCGCGAATGATCGAAATCGACATCTATATCGACGCGAGCCATATCACCACCATGCGGGCTGATGGACTGATTGTCGCTACCCCGACCGGCTCGACCGCCTATGCCCTCTCGGGTGGGGGGCCAATCATCGAACCGGAGCTTAATGCGATGGTGCTGGTACCTATCTGCCCCCATACCCTCTCGAACCGGCCAGTGGTCATTGATGCCGACTCGGTTGTCGAGATGGTGATCAAGGGGGCGTGCGGCAACGAGACCCAAGTCAGTATTGATGGCCAAGCGAACGAGAAGCTACAGCGGGGGGATCAGCTCATTATCCGTAAAAAGAGCCCCTCGATTCGGCTCATCCATCCGGCGGAGCATAGCCATTTTTCGTTACTTAAGGCCAAATTGGGGTGGGGGTAG
- a CDS encoding sulfite exporter TauE/SafE family protein — MAGLLGGVHCIGMCGAIVATLGLGIESKSTSTYGLILLAYNSGRVGSYSVAGAMMGGIGGWLLPLDQLHQWQLWLHAVAGSFMILLGLYLAGWWRWFLLRLEQAGEWGVWRRLQPAAQRLLPVRSVGQGLIAGAVWGWIPCGLVYTVLIWALSSGSAMNGALLMASFGLGTVPNLVAMGAVAGGLQQWLRRPRVVRFAGLSVIAIGVWQWGLWAEGYFGG; from the coding sequence ATGGCGGGGTTACTCGGTGGGGTACACTGCATCGGGATGTGTGGCGCGATTGTGGCGACACTGGGGCTGGGGATTGAGTCGAAATCGACCTCGACCTACGGGCTGATTCTACTTGCCTACAATAGCGGCAGAGTGGGGAGCTATAGTGTCGCTGGGGCGATGATGGGGGGGATTGGCGGTTGGCTGCTACCGCTGGATCAGCTACATCAGTGGCAGTTGTGGCTCCATGCGGTGGCCGGTAGCTTTATGATTCTGCTAGGGCTCTATCTGGCCGGTTGGTGGCGTTGGTTCCTGTTACGACTGGAACAGGCGGGGGAGTGGGGGGTGTGGCGGCGGCTACAGCCGGCGGCGCAGCGACTTTTGCCGGTCAGATCGGTCGGGCAGGGGCTAATTGCCGGAGCCGTTTGGGGCTGGATCCCGTGCGGGTTAGTCTATACGGTACTCATTTGGGCGCTCTCAAGCGGTAGCGCCATGAACGGGGCGCTACTGATGGCCAGTTTCGGTTTAGGAACCGTGCCTAATTTGGTGGCGATGGGGGCGGTAGCTGGGGGGTTGCAGCAGTGGCTTCGCCGCCCGAGAGTCGTCCGTTTTGCCGGCCTGAGCGTTATCGCTATCGGCGTATGGCAGTGGGGTTTGTGGGCAGAGGGCTACTTTGGCGGCTGA
- a CDS encoding 30S ribosomal protein S9: MADIRQLSTGRRKSSSARVYLTPGSGTITVNGRDLDTYFGRETSRMVVRQPLEQTEMLDKLDIVATVSGGGTTGQAGAIRHAISRALVADNEELRSALRTSGFLTRDARQVERKKIGLHKARKRPQYSKR, from the coding sequence ATGGCAGATATTCGTCAACTCAGCACTGGCAGGCGCAAAAGCTCCTCGGCTCGTGTCTATCTGACTCCCGGTAGCGGTACCATTACCGTCAATGGGCGTGATCTTGATACCTACTTTGGCCGCGAAACCTCCAGAATGGTGGTTAGGCAGCCCCTTGAGCAGACCGAAATGCTCGATAAACTCGACATTGTTGCTACCGTCAGCGGCGGCGGGACTACCGGTCAGGCCGGTGCGATTCGTCACGCTATCTCCCGCGCCTTAGTGGCCGATAATGAGGAGTTACGCTCCGCACTGCGGACTAGCGGTTTTCTGACCCGAGATGCGCGTCAAGTGGAGCGCAAGAAGATCGGCCTGCATAAAGCTCGTAAACGGCCGCAGTACTCCAAGCGTTAA